A portion of the Paenibacillus marchantiae genome contains these proteins:
- a CDS encoding MBL fold metallo-hydrolase, translating into MRGIGAFTGSRHFRLNEVTEGVFAAIAVPGTGSLGNATIVDLGDETLVVDTFTTIQAAEDLQAAAEYLTGRKASYVINTHWHSDHTCGNQVFVPAAQIISTSITREIMDTFVRNRITQQLAKPEAIYDAIDELDEQIQRETNEKLRQEMQWDNASDREYMKMLPDLVYSLPNLTFDQQMTIHGSKRSVELITFGGGHTQSDALVFIPKDRIAIMGDLVLSKHHPVLMYANPQQWLDILNKVEQLDIEIIVPGHGEVCSLNALHEVKDYITDLLEIVTDAAQRNQSLDEITVPSAYQEWFFTTYFKSNLQSMHEWIKKSGKS; encoded by the coding sequence ATGCGCGGAATAGGGGCATTCACAGGTTCAAGGCATTTCCGATTGAATGAGGTTACCGAGGGTGTATTTGCTGCGATTGCAGTTCCCGGTACAGGTTCATTGGGCAATGCCACAATCGTTGACTTAGGCGATGAAACGCTAGTTGTGGACACATTTACGACGATACAGGCTGCAGAGGATTTGCAAGCAGCCGCTGAGTACCTCACGGGTAGAAAGGCTTCTTATGTAATCAACACGCATTGGCATAGTGACCACACATGTGGCAATCAAGTATTTGTCCCTGCAGCACAGATTATTTCCACATCGATTACTCGCGAAATTATGGATACTTTTGTTAGGAACAGGATAACGCAGCAGTTGGCAAAACCTGAAGCGATATATGATGCTATAGACGAACTCGATGAACAAATACAACGAGAGACAAACGAAAAGTTAAGACAGGAAATGCAATGGGATAATGCCAGTGACCGTGAATATATGAAGATGCTCCCCGATCTGGTATATTCATTACCGAACTTGACTTTTGATCAGCAGATGACTATTCATGGCAGTAAGCGCAGTGTTGAACTTATTACTTTTGGCGGAGGTCATACCCAGAGCGATGCCCTGGTGTTTATTCCGAAAGACAGAATTGCGATAATGGGGGATCTGGTCTTATCTAAACATCATCCGGTTCTCATGTATGCTAATCCTCAGCAATGGCTGGATATTTTGAACAAAGTCGAACAGCTGGATATAGAAATCATCGTACCGGGGCATGGAGAAGTATGTTCATTGAACGCACTACATGAAGTCAAAGACTACATAACGGATCTATTGGAAATAGTGACCGATGCTGCTCAAAGAAACCAAAGCTTGGACGAAATTACTGTACCATCAGCCTATCAGGAATGGTTCTTCACTACGTATTTCAAGTCCAATTTGCAAAGCATGCATGAGTGGATCAAGAAAAGTGGTAAAAGTTGA
- a CDS encoding AraC family transcriptional regulator, with the protein MTEGFPIKVIHTEEQFNFAAHWHEEVELVVVNGKSARIGINNHVFDLERGDVLLIKPGDIHCFLPGTDHLTIILFRLELLTGSFTTEKETHDLGELFNKTTVIPSNLCNEKNLGKYIDALANEEKDQQAGYRWLMVARLYDLIVHMLRTKAPITDELTSGCLCTPSKKFEFLESVCEYLEEHYAEPVKLDQVAEHIKFSKFHVCKLFKEIKGITLMEYLNHFRIIKSEWALLFRDESILDIAIGHGFNNVNSYNRLFKKYNDCTPSEFRKKHRTNITTYEG; encoded by the coding sequence ATGACTGAAGGTTTTCCAATCAAGGTAATTCATACCGAGGAACAGTTTAATTTTGCCGCACACTGGCATGAAGAGGTTGAATTGGTTGTAGTCAATGGGAAAAGCGCGAGAATTGGCATCAATAACCATGTATTTGACCTTGAACGCGGAGATGTGCTGCTTATTAAACCGGGAGACATTCACTGTTTCTTGCCAGGTACAGATCATTTAACTATTATCCTGTTTCGGCTGGAGTTATTAACGGGAAGCTTCACAACCGAAAAAGAAACCCATGACCTGGGGGAGCTTTTCAACAAAACGACGGTCATCCCGTCCAACCTTTGTAATGAGAAAAATCTTGGGAAATATATAGATGCTTTAGCGAATGAAGAGAAAGATCAACAGGCGGGGTATCGCTGGTTAATGGTTGCCAGATTATATGATCTCATCGTTCATATGCTGCGCACAAAGGCACCGATTACAGATGAATTAACTTCAGGATGCCTTTGTACGCCTTCCAAAAAGTTTGAATTTCTTGAATCGGTCTGTGAATACCTGGAGGAGCACTACGCTGAACCCGTCAAACTGGATCAAGTCGCAGAGCACATTAAATTTAGCAAGTTTCACGTATGTAAATTGTTTAAAGAGATCAAAGGAATCACACTGATGGAATACCTGAATCATTTTCGAATAATCAAATCAGAATGGGCGTTATTGTTTCGCGACGAATCTATTCTGGATATTGCCATTGGTCATGGGTTCAACAATGTGAACTCATACAACCGTCTGTTCAAAAAATATAATGATTGTACCCCGTCCGAATTTCGCAAGAAGCATCGTACAAATATCACAACATATGAAGGATGA